The following proteins are encoded in a genomic region of Necator americanus strain Aroian chromosome II, whole genome shotgun sequence:
- a CDS encoding hypothetical protein (NECATOR_CHRII.G6934.T1) produces MSVKLGFTTSCTRGEKQNSDGVETQITQNDDGERNSNHNESEPSTSQSGMPNSVDSVQNQTEQFRYRSTKPPQAFLPKFHGDAEELAE; encoded by the coding sequence ATGAGTGTAAAGCTCGGGTTCACTACTAGTTGTACAAGgggtgaaaagcaaaattcAGATGGGGTAGAAACCCAAATCACACAAAATGACGATGGTGAACGAAATAGCAACCATAATGAGAGTGAACCGAGCACTTCACAATCAGGGATGCCAAATTCAGTCGACTCGGTACAGAATCAAACAGAACAATTCCGTTATCGATCCACAAAACCTCCTCAGGCATTTTTACCGAAATTTCACGGAGATGCTGAAGAGTTGGCCGAATAG